From the genome of Magnetococcales bacterium:
GATGTCACTCTCGGTGGTCAGGAGCAGGATGGGTGTGAAATGGTGGGCTGGATCGGCACGCAGGTGTTGCAGCAGGGTCAAACCGTCCATGTGGGGCATGTTCAGGTCGGTGATGACCAAGTCCACCGGGGTCTCGGCCATTTTGGCAATGGCTTCGACGCCATCCTTGGCTTCGATGACCTTGTAGCCCGCGTTTTCCAGGTTGATGACGATCA
Proteins encoded in this window:
- a CDS encoding response regulator: MKTPTILTVDDSVSIRKMIVINLENAGYKVIEAKDGVEAIAKMAETPVDLVITDLNMPHMDGLTLLQHLRADPAHHFTPILLLTTESDITLRNQGKDLGANGWIVKPFKGQDQLLKAVHRFLPAPPPKTPS